The Chryseobacterium geocarposphaerae genome window below encodes:
- a CDS encoding beta-carotene 15,15'-monooxygenase, with translation MPEFDLDSFKKTWQEQPVQEKYDNTEILQMLNRKSRNYVKYIFWISVVELLFFSGIGLFYIIKGDESNSFLKLLERLGAQKTPEIIANFDTIYLAIKVLSLLVTAYFVFKFYQNYHKIKIEENLKGLITRIIKFKKTVNAFILISIAILLVFILTFTAFIFYALNSQNIEPKGSDLMIVIAIIIVSTALCVLLIWLYYKLVYGIIIRKLDKNLKQLKEIDSQEI, from the coding sequence ATGCCTGAATTTGATTTAGACAGCTTTAAGAAAACATGGCAAGAACAGCCTGTTCAAGAAAAATACGACAACACTGAGATTCTTCAGATGCTGAACAGAAAATCACGTAACTACGTTAAATATATTTTCTGGATCAGTGTTGTAGAGTTATTATTCTTTTCCGGAATAGGGTTATTTTACATCATAAAAGGTGATGAGTCTAATAGTTTTTTAAAACTTCTGGAGAGATTGGGAGCACAAAAAACCCCTGAAATCATTGCCAATTTTGACACCATTTATTTGGCTATAAAGGTTCTAAGTTTGCTCGTTACAGCCTATTTTGTCTTTAAATTCTATCAAAATTATCATAAGATAAAAATCGAGGAAAACTTAAAAGGTCTTATCACCCGTATCATTAAGTTTAAGAAAACTGTAAATGCTTTTATTTTAATAAGCATTGCCATATTACTTGTTTTTATTCTGACATTTACAGCATTTATTTTTTACGCACTGAATTCCCAAAACATAGAACCTAAAGGTTCAGACCTTATGATCGTTATTGCCATAATTATAGTTAGTACAGCATTATGTGTGTTGCTTATCTGGCTGTATTACAAACTTGTTTATGGAATCATCATCAGAAAACTGGATAAGAACTTAAAACAGTTGAAAGAAATAGATTCTCAGGAAATTTAA